GTCACCGGCAATAGCAGGTTTCCTTGGCGCTCCCTTTCGGTCATCTGTCTGCTGACTACCGTGGCTACTCTGGGCTTTTTCATCATTCCGGTACAAACCGGATTTTTGCTAGGCCACATTGGGATCGACTCTCCAAAAAGTACTGGGATGGCTATCGGTATTAGCCATGCGGCAGTGTTTGCGGGTGCCTTGAGCTTTCGATGGCTAAGTCGTTTCGGACCGGGACTACTGCTTTCTGCGGCATTTCTAGTCTCGGGTGTCGGGCTGATTTTGTTAGCGACAGCGGCCGATTACCCCTCTGTCGTCATTGCAGTGTTGATCAACGGGCTCGGGTGCGGGCTCATGCTGCCCACGGTAGTGAATTGGGCACTGTCGAGCTTGAGCTTCGAGCATCGTGGTCGAGGCACGGGTGTATTCAATGCAAGCTTCTTTGGTGGGCAATTCGCCAGCCCGCTGCTGATCATGGCGCTTATTTCCGTCTTCGGTGAGCGCTCTGAAGCGGTCGGCGCGGTCGGCTGGGCACTGTTGCTTGCGGCGGTGTTTTCGTTGATTGCACCTAGATTGGCGGGACTTCGGTTATTTGACCCGATTCAAGCGAAGGGCGACATAACGTTGCATTAACCCCTGCGCAGTCAGGGACTCAGCACTATGTATTAACTGCATACGAGGATTGCCAAATGAAACTCGCTACTTTGAAAGACGGTAGCCGGGACGGGAGGCTTGTGGTCGTTTCCCGGAATCTGCGCTACGCCGTTACGCCCGAGTCATACACTACGATGCAACAGGCTTTAGAGGCTTGGTCAGTTGCTGAGCCTGTATTGAAACAGTGTTATGAGGCTTTAAACCGCGGCGAAATATCCCATTGCTTTGATTTGCAACCGGAAATGTTGGAGTCACCTCTACCCCGTGCTTATCAATGGTGTGATGGTTCTGCTTTTCTCAATCATGGTCATTTGATTCAGCGAGCCTTTGATCTCCCGCCGCAACCGGAAGAGTCCGTTCCGCTGATGTACCAAGGAGCCAGTGATGACTTCCTCGGACCTTGCGATGACGTGATATTACCCAGTGAAGAGCATGGAATCGACTTCGAAGGCGAGTTCGCGGTCGTCGTAGATGAAGTGCCCATGGGATGCCCCGCTTCGCAGGCGTTGCAATATGTACGGTTGGTCATGCTGGTTAATGACGTCAGCTTACGCGGCTTCATACAACGTGAAATCAAGTCAGGCTTTGGCTTTTTGCAAGCCAAGCCTTCGTCCAGTTTTTCCCCGGTTGCCGTAACCCCTCAAGAGCTGGGCACAGCCTGGCGGCACGGGCGGGTTTGTCTGCCTTTGTTGGTGAGTTGGAACCACGCTTGGTTTGGGCAACCCAACGGCGGTGAGATGAGTTTCAGTTTTGCTGAGCTGATTGCCCATGCCGCACTCACACGACGCTTGCGCGCAGGGACCATTATCGGTTCAGGAACCGTTTCCAATGTTGACTGTGAAGCCGGTTCAGCCTGCATTTCCGAACGCCGTGCGATTGAAATTATAGAAAACGGTCAACCACGTACCCGGTTCATGCGGCACGGCGATCGCGTTCGTTTGGAAGCACTTGATTCAAACGGAGATAGTGTTTTCGGCGCGATCGATCAACGTATCACAGTCCATCCTTCCCCAAACTGAGAGCGGTAATAATGACTTCTCGTACTCGTCGACTCGTCGATCTATCGGTCACGCTGGATAATAATCCCTACACCGATCCACCACCGTTGCTGCCGAAAATTGATTATGTCGATCACCAGACCGGCGCGCCGGAACTATTGGCCATGTTTCCAGGACTTCGTATCGAAGATCTTCCCGGAAGTGAAGGCTGGGCTGCTGAACGCCTGCAGATTACAACTCATAGCGGCACCCATATGGACGCACCTTGGCACTACGCCTCGACGACCGATGGCGGGAAACCTGCTTACGGAATTGATGAGCTTCCGTTGGAGTGGTGCTTGCGACCAGGGGTTAAGTTAGATTTTCGTCACTTGCCTGATGGGCATGTGGTGAGTGCTGCCGAAATAGCTGCCGAGTTGGCAAGGATCGAGCACGTGTTGCAGCCGTTGGATATTGTCCTTATCAATACCCGTGCGGGTTCGATCTTTGGCCAACCGGGCTATTTAGACGCGGGCGTTGGCATTGGCCGCGAAGCGACGATGTTTCTGCTTGAGCAGGGTGTACGCGTTGTTGGGACGGACGCCTGGAGTTGGGATGCGCCATTCAGCCATACCCGCGCTCGTTTCGCCGCCACCAATGATGCTTCGATTATCTGGGAGGGGCACAAAGCTGGCAGAGACATTGGGTATGGTCAAATGGAAAAGCTCACCAACTTGGAGTGCTTACCGGCTCATGGATTTGAAGTGTCTTGTTTTCCATACAAAATTAAACATGCCTCGGCGGGTTTTGTACGAGCAGTGGCTATTTTCGAAGAGTGAGAAAGGTGCCTGCACTTAACTGGGGAAGTTGATATTTTTTGTTGGTATCGTTGAACAAGCGCCTTTTGAGTAGAAATTTTCGAGAGTGATTCATTATATAGTCGACGTTCTTTGAACTTGTGCATGGCGCGAATGGCGCCGCACTATCAAAAACTTGCCGAGGTTCCACCAGTGAATCACTTTGTCGCGTCAATGATAAAAGTAATTTTCAGACGCTCTAATGAAGGGAGCATGAGTCTTGATGAGGTCACCACCTCACTTGCCTCAGCTGGGGTAGAATCCTATTGGGTCGACTATCGTGCTTGTCGTGTCATTTGTTACATGCGTAACGGCGACGTCTTCATTCTCGAGGTGGACCCACCGGGAAAGAGTATTCCGTATGAATTTTCAAATATGTGTATTCAGGCCGCTGTCAATGGGTTGCAGCGTGGGGAGCTTATATTTCCCGACTTCACGCGCGACATTCAGGCTGCCGGTTGTGTCGGATACGCAGTATGGATTTTAGGGAAAGTTGTAACTTACCATGGTCGAAAGGGCGAGCAACATGTCGATCATATGCCTGGTTTTTTAATGCCGTAGGTGCTTAAGTGTTATGTGAATTGATATGTTAAATTCAAATAAAAATTGAGAGGTGTCTGTTGGCGAATTTATTTATGATGTTTTTGGTTTTTAGCGGAAATATACGACGGAGAGGTTAAATTCGTCGAGCTCGTGTACGTGTGTATTGTTCTCGGTTTGAGAAGTAAGCCAATGCAAAAAAGACTCTGTGGGCGTAAATCCTAGTTTTCTTAACTAACAGCCTGTTGGCTATATTGCTGATGGCGCTAGGCTGTTTCCAGTACTTGTCAGATAGCATTGGAAGTTGTCGCGATGTGATAAGATCCGCTGTGCGCAGTGTAATTGATCAGTGAAGCCAAACGGTGATCGTGTAGTGTGTATTTCCTATAGGGCGTTTATCTAAGAAGGCTCAGGAGGCGATTTTCAGCGATCTCCCAGCTGAGCAGTGAGATAGCGGCAGCATATCCACTGAACGTTACGGTCATGGAAGTTGCAAGCAATATTAAACTGGTTTTTATCGCGACTCCATCTGAGTCTAAAGTTAAGGATTACGTCTGTTGAGCAAAGAGTAGTTATGTTGTCGATAAAATGCTGAATGCTTGGTTTCTTAGGCGGATGATTGACTTTCGGACTGTGTGTTTGCCCTTTACGGATTAGTGTTGGTTTGGAGGTATGGTAGTCTAGGGGCTGGTTTCAATGAGCGCTAACAACTGATGTGCCTAACGCAGTAATCACACCAAAAATGCTTCACTGTTCAGTAGACTGACTTTCGTATGTTTTTTGTGAGGGTGCCCCATCTTTGCTAGAAGTATTCGTTCCCACTACCTTGCTTCAATTCTTAAATTGATTCGTATTGGGAATGTGTGAATCTAGACCCCTCCTCGGTACTGATGGTCAGGTTAGCTGAAACTCACTGCTCCGATCAGGTAGTAGTTTATATAACGAGTCGCTTTTAAATTGTGAGATTAAAGTAATTTTTGTAGTGGATTTTTCCGTTGCAACCGAGCGCGGCCAATCAGAAAAAGTTGTTCTTGGCTGGGTTTGATGCATGTGCTGATCAGGATCGACATCGCCGCGGTTTCTGGGTGCATGCGGTAGCGTCACGCTTACTAGACTCTCGCACCAATCCCAAACGAGCTGTCACTCAGTTCGGAAAAAGCTTTTTCAGTGCACGTGGTGCTAGGCGCACTGAGGTGAAGCATGCGGTCTGACAGGTTGAAGCAAATAGAATGCTGTCGACTGCAGAAAATCCTTCGATCGATGCAAAATTGTTAGGTTGCTTACGGCTTGGCTTGGTACTTGCTATCAAATTGCCATCAATGTGGTCTTAATTGGAGAGGCAAATGTCGCTTTCAAGTAATTTAATGCGGTTATCCTACAGCGAAAAGCACTGGTTACCTTGGTTCGGCAAAACTGGGAAAATGATGATGAGTTGGTCATGCCGACTCAATCAGTCGGCTTACCCTGTGATCGAGCAAACATTTGAAGCCATTGCCCAAACCCGCGCCCAGTTGCTTCATAACTGGGCGCGCGAACAATGGGAGCACCTCGCTGAACTGGCGGAATGTCTCGGGCGGGATTTTGTTCATATCGACCGCAGTTCGCTGATGGAAAAGCTCAGTCAGGCTGAAGATTTTTCCGAGTTGTTTGTTGTGGGTGTCGACGGTGTTGTTATCGCCTCTACTTGGAGCGAACGTTGCCAATATAAGCTTGAGAAAAGCTGCGCCCTGGTCGAAGGGTTGAAGGCGCCGTTTCTTCACGGCCCATACAGCGATCCATTGACCTTGCAAATCGGCCCATCGACTTCACGCTTTCACGACGAAGTGACATTGATGTTTTATCAGCCTCTGAGGGTTGATGGAAAAGTCGTCGGTTGTCTCTGCGGTCGTGTACCGAACGATGTGTTGGGTGATCTTATCCAGCGCGAGGCAGGGCATATCTATACTGAGTCGGGCGACAATTATCTGTTCATGGCGCAATCACACTTTGATCCGATGATTGCACCGGGAACCGCGTTGTCGCGCTCACGTTTCGAAGACGGTGAGTTTACCCTCGGCGAAAACCTGAAAAGTGGTGTGCGCACGCCTTACAATACCGTGCAGATTCAACGACATACCGAGCTGGAATTGCGCTTTACCGATCCCGCGACCCAGCAGTTGCATCCAGGTGTCCGCGAAACCATTCGTACAGGCTCCAACCTGTTTGTGACTTATCCCGGTTACCCGGACTACAGGCACATTCCGGTGGTTGGCAAAGGGGTTACATTCCAGATGCAAGGATCCCCTGATTGCTGGGGAATGATGTGTGAGGCCGATCTGGAGGAGGTTTACCGTCGGCGCTCACTCAGTTACGGCTTGCTAAAACCTTACATTGCAACCATGACAGGGCTCTTTACCTTAAACTTCATAGTCCAGCATTATAGCGGCTTGGCGCAGGGGGTAATCGATAGTATCGAGGTTTTGGGTATGGTCTGCGCCACCTTATTGTTTAGCCTGTTGGGGCCTCAACGACTTGCGCTTAGGTTGCGCGAGATGACGGGTGTAATCAGGACCATCGCCGAGGGTGAGGGCAACCTTCGTCAACGTCTAGACGCTACTCGAATGTCCAACGATGAGACTGGTGACATGGGGCGCTGGATCAACAGCTTCATCGATAATCTGGATTCGGTTGTTGGGCAAGTGGTCAAGTCATGTCGCACCGTCGGCGCCACCAATCAGAAGATGTTGGAGTGCAGCCAGGAAGCTGGCGTCACTTCGGCGGAAGTGGCCGACGCCGTGCGTCAGATGATGATTATCGTTGAGGACCAATTGGGTGAAATCCAGCGAGCCTCCGCAAGCGCAGAGCAAATGAAACAGGCAATGGACGAAGTTGTTACCCGTGCCCGCGAGCAGTTTCTTATCGTGCAGTCAGATACGCGGTCGATTCGGGATGTGGTTGAGCGTTCTTCTTCGAGCGTACAGTTGCTTGACAGCCGCATGACGCAAATCGGCAACATTACCGGCTTGATCAGTGACATCACCAATCAGACCAATCTCCTTGCACTCAATGCCGCCATCGAGGCTGCGCGTGCGGGAGAGCATGGGCGAGGTTTTGCGGTGGTTGCCGATGAGGTACGTACTCTTGCCTCACGAACCTCTCGGGCCGCCGACGACATTAGGCAGATGATCGAAGGCTTGCAGAATGAAACGCAAAACGCCGTTGGTTTTATGAAGGAGGGAGTCAGAGACGTAGATAACAGCCTGCATCTGGCCGAAGATGCCTCCTCGGAAAATGTGCATCTGCACCAAGCGGTGGAAAGTATGTTTGCGATCATTCAGCAACTCAACAATCGGAGCCTCGATTACGGTAAGACGATCAAACAGGTCGAGCAGTCCTCCTCAGAAATGCAGCAGATGGTGGTAGTGTTACAAGGCAGTGCTGAGACCGTGAGGCTTAATGCCAATAAACTCCAAAAATTGGTGGGGCAGTTTGAGGTGAGCACCTAGCTTTAAATTTCAACCCGGGAGGGGCGCCCTGCAGATTCAAGCAACTGATGTGCGCATTCCACGCCATCCGGCGACGCAGGTTGGCATTGCTAGTCTTAAGTCCCTGCCGTCGTCAATTTCGTCGCGCGCCTGCGCAGCGAATCGCCCTTGGGTTCGATGCTGTAAGTGTTGTGCACAAGACGGTCGAGGGTCGCATCGCCCAAGGTCGGATAATCGATCAGCACACGCCATTTGTCCATCGGCGTCTGGCTGGTGACCAGCGTCGAGCGGTTCCCATAGCAGTCGTCCAGCAGTTCCAACATGTCCCACCGTTGCGTCGCAGTAAATGGCACCAGATCCCAGCCGTCGAGGATCAGTAGGTCGGTTTTGGCATAACCCGCCATCAGTTTCGCGAAGCGCACGTCTCCGTGAGGTAGCCCCAGTTCTGCCACCAGGCGCGGCAGACGTGGGTAGCGCACGCTGTTGCCGTCTCGGCAGACCTTGTGGGCCAGCGCTTAGGCCAGCCAGGTTTTGCCCACTCCGGTGGGGCCGTCGATGATCAGGTTCAGGCCGTCTTGAAGCGATTGGCCGCTGCCTAATTGCAGGTCAGGGGCTTGTCCAGGTCGTGTGGCCTGCGGTAATCGATGTCTTCCAATCAGGCGTTGTGTCTCAGTCTTGCTACTTTGAGGCGGGTCGTCAGGCGTGCGTATTCACGTTCGGTCAGCTCGCCGTCGGCCATCAGTCCCAAGCGTTCATCGAAGCTGAGGTCGTTGATGTCGGGCGTTGCATGCCGCTCGCCAAGCGCCTTGATCAGGTCTTGCAGGCGCAGGGTTTGCAACTTGTCCAGGATGGGATTGGGTAGCATTTTGCGCTCCTTTTTTAGATCAGTGGTAGTAGCCAGGGGCACGCAGATTGATGTGTTCGTCGGGCAGTAGAGGTGCGTGAGGGTACGAAGCAACTAGGGTTGCTGGATATCCTCTATTGCCCCAATGTACAGGTCCTCGGAATTTTTTCGTCATCCGCGATCGATGATTTAAGTAGGGGGCGTGGCTCGACTTTCCAGGAGTGCACCGGCTTGAAATTAACCCATTACCGTACTCACGCTGCGGTGCTCGGTCATCGTCATTACTTCACCCAATGGCACTCCCTGACGGCCGGCCTCGGTCATGAGCCCTGAGCACAAACTGTGCGCCGACTAATAGCCGTCCAAGCCTGCCAGCTTTGCACGGCGCTGAACGAAACGGGCCACCTGGTCAGCCGATAAGCCTGCCGTTCCCGCGTTGTCACCCTTATACAGGCGCCGAAACAGCGGTCCCGACGCTGCAGGCGTAATCTTCAGCCATTCGGTCAGCGCTTGAGCGACGGGGCCGCGCAGCGATTTTTCACGGCGAGTGCCGCCGGTGTCGGTCTTGGTGGTGCCTAAGGCATACAACCATGTATCAGCATTCAGGCGACACAGGTCGCCGATCTGCAAACCAACCACCTCGGAGCTCCGTCGGCCACCACCACTCCAGGCTAACAGGAGCAGGGCTCGGTCACGCTGACCGCGAAGACCATTTGTGCAGGTAGCCAATAGCGTTTGTAGAGGACCAAACAAATCTCTAAAAAAATAGTCGGTCCCAAGGTTGCCAAACCAAAGGCGTATTGAAGGGGCAAGCGGCGCGGGCTCATACATCAACAGATCGGGTGTTCAAGGCAACTAAGGCTGATTATCAGCGTTTAATCTAGACCTTCAAAGGTATGGCCGTAAGGGCGCAACCAATGTTAGCCGTTACCTAAATAACGGATATGCCCCCCCCCCCCCACTAAAATAAAAATGCAATTATATGATTATATATTGTTTAAATATTAAAAAA
The genomic region above belongs to Pseudomonas azotoformans and contains:
- a CDS encoding MFS transporter, with the protein product MNDSLEKETQRRPRPGAGLLLLLGSCLPILGGVLIAPVLPRIAGHFAGSANTALLVPIVLTLPALMIALFSPFAGWFADRLGRKRLLILAMAVYGICGPLPLILDDLTTILLSRAGLGLAEAAIMTCCTTLIGDYYEGQARARLLAWQTIATSLSAATFFMVGGMLGEHGWRTPFSVYFIGLLFVPLMYLTLWEPMQSKFRQESTKRVTGNSRFPWRSLSVICLLTTVATLGFFIIPVQTGFLLGHIGIDSPKSTGMAIGISHAAVFAGALSFRWLSRFGPGLLLSAAFLVSGVGLILLATAADYPSVVIAVLINGLGCGLMLPTVVNWALSSLSFEHRGRGTGVFNASFFGGQFASPLLIMALISVFGERSEAVGAVGWALLLAAVFSLIAPRLAGLRLFDPIQAKGDITLH
- a CDS encoding fumarylacetoacetate hydrolase family protein, which produces MKLATLKDGSRDGRLVVVSRNLRYAVTPESYTTMQQALEAWSVAEPVLKQCYEALNRGEISHCFDLQPEMLESPLPRAYQWCDGSAFLNHGHLIQRAFDLPPQPEESVPLMYQGASDDFLGPCDDVILPSEEHGIDFEGEFAVVVDEVPMGCPASQALQYVRLVMLVNDVSLRGFIQREIKSGFGFLQAKPSSSFSPVAVTPQELGTAWRHGRVCLPLLVSWNHAWFGQPNGGEMSFSFAELIAHAALTRRLRAGTIIGSGTVSNVDCEAGSACISERRAIEIIENGQPRTRFMRHGDRVRLEALDSNGDSVFGAIDQRITVHPSPN
- a CDS encoding cyclase family protein; the protein is MTSRTRRLVDLSVTLDNNPYTDPPPLLPKIDYVDHQTGAPELLAMFPGLRIEDLPGSEGWAAERLQITTHSGTHMDAPWHYASTTDGGKPAYGIDELPLEWCLRPGVKLDFRHLPDGHVVSAAEIAAELARIEHVLQPLDIVLINTRAGSIFGQPGYLDAGVGIGREATMFLLEQGVRVVGTDAWSWDAPFSHTRARFAATNDASIIWEGHKAGRDIGYGQMEKLTNLECLPAHGFEVSCFPYKIKHASAGFVRAVAIFEE
- a CDS encoding methyl-accepting chemotaxis protein, which encodes MDEVVTRAREQFLIVQSDTRSIRDVVERSSSSVQLLDSRMTQIGNITGLISDITNQTNLLALNAAIEAARAGEHGRGFAVVADEVRTLASRTSRAADDIRQMIEGLQNETQNAVGFMKEGVRDVDNSLHLAEDASSENVHLHQAVESMFAIIQQLNNRSLDYGKTIKQVEQSSSEMQQMVVVLQGSAETVRLNANKLQKLVGQFEVST